In a genomic window of Quercus lobata isolate SW786 chromosome 4, ValleyOak3.0 Primary Assembly, whole genome shotgun sequence:
- the LOC115986994 gene encoding probable RNA helicase SDE3: protein MGFLSQIFELVSGFLKSSNESSGKSNSEKDKPQHVNQPTFSSTPLQSPPKPPSSKSSNPLPHTFSSRPSTSSTNLSPSPPSLKPPVASSRSYASVLKTTEPPSASSSPTSKKLPQSSPSVVPNSSTLGLRQTSTKQPPAFKPILHTAPNNVTNEEGKMSYMYEKGTPLYAIPEDIEGQIKRDIVPQVLKQPLSPSTYKAFFAALLYAEDYYLEKWTDFLLEKVTLKLEKATVYKEKNEHKYSDGSDEKDDKIFVAFEIDSVPQRRPFLLSRDMVYAQPSDKEVETFQGFIYRVVKSNCILVEFGDDFHSQHHRNRKYDISFSFNRVCLKRAHQAVDTAIETSSQNFIFPECVSWKNNVNPPVFDAYHELNIDEFRAVRRILSYPGSPPYLLVGPLIGTEVERYVPELKASARTGVVVCEAVIEIYKTSEENRVLICAPINHTCDALMTRLMEVIPESDMFRANAAFREMDGVPSDILRSCPVKDECFECPPLTELQEFKIILSTYVSSFRLYNEGIAAGHFSHIFLVDASSTTEPEAAIALANFANENTSVIVTGAPRNHSGWVRSNMARNYGLRKSYFERLCEREPYKNLNPMFITELDDWEQQPDGNHSSMSFY from the exons ATGGGGTTTCTTAGTCAAATCTTCGAACTAGTCTCTGGGTTCTTGAAATCTTCGAATGAGTCTTCGGGGAAAAGTAATTCCGAGAAAGACAAGCCACAACATGTAAACCAACCCACATTTTCTTCTACACCACTTCAGTCTCCACCTAAACCACCCAGTTCTAAAAGTTCAAATCCATTGCCACATACATTTTCTTCTAGACCATCCACATCTTCCACAAACCTATCACCATCTCCACCATCCCTTAAACCTCCAGTTGCTTCTTCTAGATCATATGCATCTGTCCTTAAGACCACCGAACCCCCAtcagcttcttcttctccaaCTTCCAAAAAACTACCTCAATCTTCACCTTCAGTGGTCCCAAATTCATCTACCTTGGGGCTTCGTCAGACTTCCACTAAGCAGCCTCCAGCTTTTAAGCCAATTCTGCATACAGCTCCCAATAATGTAACAAATGAAGAAGGGAAGATGAGTTATATGTATGAAAAGGGTACACCCTTATATGCTATTCCTGAGGATATCGAAGGTCAGATCAAGAGAGACATTGTGCCTCAAGTTCTGAAACAGCCTTTATCTCCTTCAACTTATAAGGCTTTTTTTGCTGCTCTGTTATATGCCGAGGATTACTACTTGGAG AAATGGACTGATTTCCTATTGGAGAAAGTGACTTTGAAGTTGGAGAAAGCAACagtttataaggaaaaaaacgAGCATAAATATTCTGATGGAAGTGATGAGAAGGATGATAAAATCTTTGTAGCATTTGAGATTGATTCTGTTCCTCAGAGGCGGCCATTCCTTTTATCAAGGGACATGGTCTATGCTCAACCTTCGGATAAAGAGGTTGAGACCTTTCAG GGTTTTATCTATCGCGTGGTGAAAAGCAATTGCATTTTAGTTGAATTTGGAGACGATTTTCATTCGCAGCATCATCGAAATCGCAAATATGACATCAGCTTCTCATTCAACAGAGTTTGTCTGAAAAGGGCTCATCAAGCTGTTGATACTGCAATAGAAACTTCATCCCAGAACTTCATCTTTCCTGAATGTGTCTCTTGGAAGAACAATGTTAACCCACCTGTGTTTGATGCCTATCATGAACTTAATATAGATGAGTTCCGTGCAGTTCGTCGGATTCTAAGCTATCCGGGCTCTCCACCTTATCTTCTTGTGGGCCCGCTCATTGGCACTGAAGTGGAAAGGTATGTACCTGAACTAAAAGCATCAGCAAGAACAGGGGTGGTTGTTTGTGAAGCTgtaattgaaatatataaaacctCTGAAGAGAATCGGGTTCTTATATGTGCACCTATAAACCACACATGCGATGCGCTAATGACAAGGTTGATGGAGGTGATTCCAGAGTCAGATATGTTTAGAGCCAATGCTGCATTTAGAGAGATGGATGGAGTACCCAGTGACATTCTGCGCTCATGTCCTGTAAAAGATGAATGTTTTGAATGTCCCCCACTCACAGAACTTCAGGAATTCAAGATAATTTTGTCAACTTATGTGAGTAGCTTTCGACTATACAACGAAGGCATAGCTGCTGGACATTTTAGTCATATTTTTCTAGTGGATGCCTCATCAACCACAGAGCCGGAGGCAGCAATAGCTTTGGCTAATTTTGCTAATGAGAATACATCTGTTATTGTTACCGGTGCACCCAGAAACCATTCAGGTTGGGTCCGCTCTAACATGGCTAGGAATTATGGATTGAGGAAGTCATATTTTGAAAGACTTTGTGAACGGGAGCCATATAAAAACCTTAATCCAATGTTCATCACAGAGCTGGATGACTGGGAGCAACAGCCAGATGGCAACCATAGCTCCATGTCATTTTATTGA